AATCCGTAGGCGGAATGGTGAACGCCCGCCTCGGAGACCTGGAATCGCGCCTCCCCCCTGAGCCGGTGGTCAGACCACCCCTCCAGGCGGATAGACTCCATCCGCCACCGCCGCGCCCTGTGGCCCGGCCAAACCTAGTGGCTGGTGCTATGAGAACTACAGAGGCACAACCGGCCCCGGCCCCAGCGGCCAAAGCCGGACCGGCCCCAAGGCCAAAGAGGAAGATCAAAAAGACCGGACCGGCCGCCCCTCCCCCCCCTCCACCTACTGGCGGAGAGGGAAGCGCAGGGAAGGCTGCAAAGGCCAGAGCCGGAACCGCCAATCCCGCCCCCCAAACACCCGGGGGCGACGAAACACCATGGTCCCAAGTGGTCGGCCGGAAGGCCCGGAATAAAAAGAAGAAGGCTCCGGCCGGGGCCCCGCCCGCTGCACCAGTTCACACTGGTAGGGTGCAGCGGGTTCCCCCCCCTCCCAAGACTGTAAAGATCGTGGCCCCCAAAACGGCGGCCATAACTGTCACCCTCAAACCGGGGGCCACGATCACAAACGAAGAAGGACAGGTCTCTGAGGCCAAATACGTCGACGTCTTGGCTAAGGCCAAGGCAGCGATCTGCCTCAGAGACCTAGGCTTGGAGACGGTAAAGGTCAGAACCAGTATGACCGGCTCCAAGTTAATGGAGGTAGGGGGGACCACCCCGGAAGAGACGGCCGACCGCCTGGCTGCCGAATTGGTCAGAGTTATCGGCGGCTGGGCGGACATCGCGCGTCCGTCCAAACTTGCAGACCTTCGAGTCTCTGGTTTGGACGAGACGACGACGCGCGAAGAGGTGGCAGCCAAACTGGCGTCAACCGGGGGCTGCCACCCTGATATGGTCAAAGTGGGCCTAATTAGGCCCAGCTTCTGGGGTGGGGGTTCCACCCTGGTGCGGTGTCCGGCAGCGGCGGCGAAGGCCCTCGCACAGATAGGGAAGGTGGCCATTGGATGGTGCATGGCCACCGTCACCGCGGTGAGGGCCCGGCCGCTGCGGTGTTTCAAATGCATGCAGCTGGGCCACACCCGGGCCCTATGCCCGTCGGAAGCGGAGGATGGTCGCCTCTGCTTCCGATGTGGCCAAGAGGGCCACAAGAGGGCTGCGTGCGAGGCGCCTGTCCACTGCGCCGTGTGCAAAAGGACAGGCTGCCCGCACGCCCACGTCATGGGGGGGACTAAATGCACCCCCCCCACCATAAGGGGGAAGGCCCGCTCCACCGGCCCTCCCCCTGCGCCAAGAGCGCAGCCGCCGTCCGGGCCGCATCAACCGCCCGAAGAGGAACGTATGCAGGTGTCATAAATGCCCAGACACCTGCATACGGAGTTCCTGCAGACCAACGCCAACCACTCCGCCCGCGCACAGGACCTGCTCATGCAGGCCCTGGCGGAGTGGAAAATTGCCGTTGCTGTCGTGGCCGAGCCCTACCTCATCCCTTCCCAGCCTCATTGGGTCGGGGACACGGAGGGCTCGGTCGGAATGGTGGCGCCGCCAACGGGCCCGCAAATCCTCTCTCTCAGAGAGAGGGGTGCGGGTTACGTGGCGGCAaactggggagaagtagtGCTCATCGGAGTCTACTTCTCCCCGAACAGGAGCCTCTCGCAATTTgagaggttcctggatggcctggaGCTGGTGGTGCGGAGGGCATTGCCAgcccaggtcatcgtgatgggggacctcaaTGCTAAGTGCGCGGCTTGGGGATCCCCCATCACCGACGTCAAGGGGGCGCACCTTCGGGACTGGGCCCTCACTATTGGCCTGGTCCCGGAGAACCGGGGCAGCGCCTTCACATGTGTGCGCGCACGGGGTGGCTCAGTTGTCGACGTGACGTTTGCCACCCCCAATATCGGCGCGCGCATCTCGTGTTGGCGCGTCCTGGAGGACGTGGAGACCCTGTCAGATCACCTGTACATCAGGTTCAGGGTCTCCACAGCGCCCCCTGGGCGTCAAACTCGCACGGCGGGCGGCAGGGGCGTCTTCCCTAGGTGGCAGCTGTCGCGTCTCGACGAAGACCTGGCAGAGGAGGCCGCTATTGTTTGTTCGTGGGCCTCCGACCCCCCTCAATCCCTGGGGGTCGGAGAAAGGGCTGCCAGGTTCCGTCGGGACTTGACAGCTGTATGCGACTCGGCAATGCCTAGGGCTCGACGCCTCGCGCCCCGAGAGGgggtgtactggtggtcgcGGGATCTCGCGGCCCTGCGTGCCACCAGCAACGCCGCTCGCCGTGCTCTATCCCGGTGCCGAAGACGTCGGCACCGGGAGCCGGGCGAGCTGGAGCGCCTCCAGGCTGAAATGCGTTCGGCCAAGAAGGCGCTCCAAGCCGCCATAGGGGCCGCCAAGGACGCTGCATACTCGGAGTTCTTGGCGGCCCTGGATGCggacccgtgggggcgcccgtACCGGATGGTACGGGCCAAATTCAAAACGGCGCCCCCCACGGAGGCCATGGAGCCGGCCGTCCTCAGCGCGGTGGTAGAGGGGCTATTTCCAGACAGCCCCCCATTCGAGCCACCGCGCATGACGCAGCAGAGGGCCAACGACGAGGACGACGCCGCCCCTAATCCTCCTCCGATAACAGAGGACGAAATGCTAGGGGCGGCCCGCCGGCTCCAAGGCCCGCGGAAGGCCCCGGGACCGGATGGGGTCCCGGGGAAGGTTCTCCCCATCGCGTTAAAGCACCTCGGGGACCGCCTACGCTGCCTCTTCGACGACTGTCTGGCAGCGGGGCACTTCCCTGaggtgtggaaggaggggcggctggtccttataaggaaagaaggCCGCCCTGCGGACTCTCCGTCGGGATACCGCCCGCTGGTGATGCTGGACGAGGCCGGGAAGCTGTTGGAGCGAGTTATAGCTGCCcggatcatccagcatctAGCGAGGGATGGGCCGCAACTCTCGGTGAACCAATTCGGGTTCCGGTCAGGACGATCCACCTTGGACGCCCTGGCCGCCCTGAAGAAGTTCACCGACGAAGCGGCCCAAAAGGGGCAGGGAGCCATGGCGGTGTCACTCGACATCGCCAAtgccttcggctccctcccctttGCGGTAATAGAGGAGGCGCTCCGGTATCACGGAGTGCCCCTCTACCTGCGGAGAGTCgtgggacactacctgcaagggcgggtagtgtcctacatggggagaACCGGTCGAGAGGAGAGGCGGATGGCCAccggtgttccacaggggtctGTGCTAGGGCccctcctgtggaacatcggatatgactgggccatccgcggagaGGTGCTGTCCCGGATGGCGGTCATTTGCTATGCAGATGACACGCTGgtagccgtccgggacaccacctggagcCGATTGGTAAGGAGGGCTGAGGCCGGAGCCACATTGTTGACCCGGAGGATTGAGGCATTAGGCCTTCGAGTGGCCCTCAGTAAGACCGAGGCCCTCTGTTTTAAAGGGCCTCGGTGGAGGGTACCTGCGGGGGCCACCCTCCGGGTCAACGGAGAGGAAGTCGGGGTCAAGGCCCGGATAAAATATTTGGGTCTTGTCCTCGACGGGGGTTGGCGCTTCGGTGACCACTTCCGAGCGCTGACCCCCCGGCTGGTGGGCGCGGCCTCAGCCCTGGCGAGGCTCCTCCCTAACCTCAGCGGTCCGGGTGTACATGCGAGGATGCTGTACACCACGGTCGTCAAAagtatggccct
The nucleotide sequence above comes from Papilio machaon chromosome 28, ilPapMach1.1, whole genome shotgun sequence. Encoded proteins:
- the LOC123722605 gene encoding actin cytoskeleton-regulatory complex protein PAN1-like, yielding MADSKNVLPQEGTAGYASGESLPEVTLTSGRPTYSGGAKGCHTTTARTLTTIASDLDLLNKERREASRERGPKTGKNLTEEDDTSDVELVSVSEASGMSGLSEPPTDSDSTIEGREDTPEAKKAAPTVPRLALRFPTKRPKKRTLKDDETAAPVAVKVSTAARGRPRRPGAHNAYLQEVRALLAEGEAEESRAGSSKAPPQPPPCLPREQSEPRCAQPAAATIEALAARALLNVATIQGEVKKSGNIKGTVLGHINRATKEVIEAVEELRSITPQEEQRRLRAENARLAKEVEIIRAELKAFKEAYSESQRKVAATPREAPQAQEGVETMLRGALDEMRRELLESVGGMVNARLGDLESRLPPEPVVRPPLQADRLHPPPPRPVARPNLVAGAMRTTEAQPAPAPAAKAGPAPRPKRKIKKTGPAAPPPPPPTGGEGSAGKAAKARAGTANPAPQTPGGDETPWSQVVGRKARNKKKKAPAGAPPAAPVHTGRVQRVPPPPKTVKIVAPKTAAITVTLKPGATITNEEGQVSEAKYVDVLAKAKAAICLRDLGLETVKVRTSMTGSKLMEVGGTTPEETADRLAAELVRVIGGWADIARPSKLADLRVSGLDETTTREEVAAKLASTGGCHPDMVKVGLIRPSFWGGGSTLVRCPAAAAKALAQIGKVAIGWCMATVTAVRARPLRCFKCMQLGHTRALCPSEAEDGRLCFRCGQEGHKRAACEAPVHCAVCKRTGCPHAHVMGGTKCTPPTIRGKARSTGPPPAPRAQPPSGPHQPPEEERMQVS